Proteins encoded in a region of the Drosophila teissieri strain GT53w chromosome 4, Prin_Dtei_1.1, whole genome shotgun sequence genome:
- the LOC122622835 gene encoding calsyntenin-1 — protein MTFHKCFGLVCIVVMLGELLVAGVVTSNENDDEYLIQKEIILEKSYHGLIRENETLVEITPLIKVNEEKICNFHILKKPYHEIPFEIELVNDLGILKARRMLNCENRKSYHFEIVAVYCDGTPSNSANVHISVIDVNEYAPTFLEPSYVTEVDEGRLYNEILRVEASDKDCTPLFGDVCKYEILNNDEPFSIDNEGSIKNTEPLSHKASHNHILSVVAYDCAMKESAAIMVSIKVRRVCETKYLGMPERIDYTSGSTESLQLFPNARLDLCDISCKNEDLTIHSSIALKTKHISFGCDRDISNCTASQKVKDLLPHGAEWTKELSYDEGVEPIFHFDGSTGVVVPATVIDHYDFSSQPFSILTLFRHNSQGVNNKHVKEHIVCSADDHKMNRHHMALFVRNCRLIFLLRKNFNEGDLNIFSPAEWRWKIPEVCDNEWHHYVLNVEDPSKVDLFIDGVRFENSIEDRHSNPEVIDDWPLHAAHGVNTSLAIGACYQSLENRLKHGFNGDISEVKVSINSVLTAEDIKCGTTCAEHLLPPKPLQSNDEKSDYANTQIKENIEMNEIYIAAKNKHDIEQLMRKIQYINIKQKPTVGRRNIEVRTTLTCNNESSLRLPPIETYIMVNEPIASLGIDIDVGSTSLETSYLTPQSNSPKIAISGTSNKLVSYQEIKLGVHILEKTCIDSLSKNNGKLEEKNHLDSCTVVVFPSLNPDHEDIQIDGDESLSSSMDIKTNINKDGVEMIGKDTISNYINVLRSLVYSNKKPAYYLNRVFKLSCAQQSSQFKSGEYTLTLTVLHPKQTLFKSTNVLPSPSLSKVNSISNINTETTFHLNSGSINSNDNQSTDSKVYSYSLLHTNNVQEPKSHIHSFVHTAEGSHVTMLIILVSVFLAVLLCGVSIARLKNSQKYIERHQPCPKISDDGLVWDDSALTITINPIQTDVTSDASSESENSESEEDEALKDGFTHINQLEWDNSNIFQQ, from the exons ATGACGTTTCACAAATGCTTTGGTTTAGTCTGCATTGTAGTAATGTTGGGCGAACTCCTGGTCGCTGGAGTCGTAACGTCCAACGAAAATGatgatgaatatttaatacaaaaag AAATCATATTAGAAAAGTCATATCACGGTTTAATTCGAGAAAACGAAACACTTGTAGAAATAACTCCTCTTATTAAAGTGAACGAAGAGAAAATTTGTAACTTTCATATTCTCAAAAAGCCGTATCATGAAATTCCGTTTGAG ATTGAATTGGTTAATGACCTAGGTATTTTAAAAGCACGTCGAATGTTGAATTGCGAGAATCGCAAAAGTTATCATTTCGAAATCGTTGCGGTTTACTGTGATGGAACACCCTCGAATTCAGCCAATGTTCATATTAGTGTTATCGATGTAAATGAGTACGCACCAACATTCTTAGAACCGTCTTATGTAACTGAAGTAGACGAGGGAAGACTTTATAACGAGATCTTAAGAGTCGAAGCTTCCGATAAAGACTGCACTCCACTCTTTGGTGATGTTTGCAAATATGAGATTCTGAACAATGATGAGCCATTCTCAATAGATAACGAAGGTTCAATTAAAAACACTGAACCACTTTCTCACAAGGCTTCTCATAACCATATTCTATCTGTTGTTGCCTATGATTGTGCAATGAAGGAATCTGCAGCTATTATGGTCAGTATTAAAGTTCGACGCGTTTGTGAAACAAAGTATTTAGGCATGCCAGAACGAATTGACTACACG TCTGGGAGCACTGAAAGTCTTCAATTGTTTCCTAATGCTCGTCTTGATTTATGTGACATTTCTTGCAAAAATGAAGACCTTACGATTCATTCTTCTATAGCTCTTAAG aCAAAGCACATCTCATTTGGGTGCGATCGGGACATATCGAATTGCACTGCAAGCCAAAAAGTGAAAGACCTTTTACCACATGGCGCAGAATGGACTAAAGAGTTAAGCTATGACGAAGGTGTAGAACCCATATTTCACTTTGATGGGTCTACTGGAGTAGTAGTTCCTGCCACTGTTATTGACCATTACGATTTTTCATCACAACCTTTCAGCATTCTTACCTTGTTTCGACACAATAGTCAGGgtgtaaataataaacatgtTAAGGAGCATATTGTCTGCAGTGCGGACGACCACAAAATGAACCGTCATCATATGGCACTATTCGTTCGCAATTGTCggcttatttttttattaagaaaAAATTTTAACGAAGGTGATTTAAATATCTTTAGTCCTGCTGAATGGCGTTGGAAAATACCGGAGGTCTGTGACAATGAATGGCATCACTATGTTCTTAATGTTGAAGATCCGTCCaaagttgatttatttattgacgGCGTACGTTTCGAAAATTCTATTGAAGATCGTCATAGCAACCCAGAAGTAATTGACGACTGGCCCTTACACGCAGCCCACGGAGTAAATACTTCCTTAGCTATTGGTGCCTGCTACCAAAGCTTGGAAAATAGACTGAAACATGGCTTCAATGGAGATATTTCTGAGGTAAAAGTCTCCATCAACAGTGTTTTGACCGCAGAGGACATTAAATGTGGAACCACCTGTGCTGAACATTTATTACCTCCAAAGCCGTTGCAAAGTAATGATGAAAAATCGGATTATGCAAACACCcagattaaagaaaatattgaaatgaacGAAATTTACATTGCggcgaaaaacaaacatgATATTGAACAATTGATGCGAAAAATTCAGTATATTAACATTAAACAAAAGCCCACGGTAGGACGCCGAAACATAGAAGTGCGTACAACGCTGACTTGTAATAATGAAAGTTCCCTTCGCTTGCCACCAATTGAGACATATATTATGGTTAACGAACCGATAGCTTCACTCGGCATTGATATTGATGTCGGCTCAACGTcg CTGGAAACCTCCTATCTAACTCCGCAATCGAATTCCCCCAAAATAGCAATATCTG GAACTTCAAACAAGCTGGTATCATATcaagaaattaaattgggAGTACACATTTTGGAAAAGACTTGCATTGACTCGCTAtctaaaaataatggaaaattaGAAGAGAAAAATCATCTTGACTCCTGCACTGTTGTTGTATTTCCTTCTTTGAATCCCGATCATGAGGACATTCAAATAGATGGAGACGAGTCATTGTCTTCTAGCATGGATATTAAGACCAATATTAATAAGGATGGTGTCGAAATGATTGGAAAGGATACCATTAGCAATTATATAAATGTGTTACGGTCCCTTGTGTATAGTAATAAGAAACCTGCTTATTATCTTAACCGTGTTTTTAAGCTTTCTTGTGCCCAACAAAGTTCCCAATTTAAAAGTGGGGAATATACACTCACACTTACTGTATTGCATCCTAAACAGACATTGTTTAAGTCAACAAATGTACTTCCTTCTCCATCTTTATCTAAAGTAAATTCGATTAGCAACATTAATACTGAAACAACATTTCACCTGAACAGTGGTTCGATAAATAGCAATGATAATCAGTCAACTG ATTCTAAGGTATACTCATATTCCCTTCTGCATACAAACAATGTGCAAGAACCAAAATCTCACATTCATTCTTTTGTACACACAG CTGAAGGGTCACACGTTACAATGCTTATAATTCTTGTAAGTGTTTTTTTGGCGGTATTACTTTGTGGAGTCTCGATTGCACGTTTAAAAAACAGCCAGAAATATATTGAACGCCATCAACCATGTCCAAAA aTTTCCGATGATGGTTTAGTTTGGGATGACTCAGCTTTGACCATAACTATAAATCCCATACAAACAGATGTTACATCTGACGCGAGTTCTGAATCAGAGAATTCTGAATCTGAGGAGGATGAAG CTTTAAAGGACGGATTCACCCACATTAATCAACTCGAATGGGATAACTCCAATATTTTCCAACAGTAA
- the LOC122622863 gene encoding ADP-ribosylation factor 2: MGLTISSLLTRLFGKKQMRILMVGLDAAGKTTILYKLKLGEIVTTIPTIGFNVETVEYKNICFTVWDVGGQDKIRPLWRHYFQNTQGLIFVVDSNDRDRITEAERELQNMLQEDELRDAVLLIFANKQDLPNAMTAAELTDKLRLNQLRNRHWFIQSTCATQGHGLYEGLDWLSAELAKK; the protein is encoded by the exons ATGGGACTAACCATATCTAGTCTATTGACACGTTTGTTTGGAAAGAAACAAATGCGTATTCTTATGG TTGGCTTAGATGCTGCGGGAAAAACGACTATTCTCTACAAATTAAAACTGGGTGAAATTGTAACCACCATACCAACTATAGGCTTCAATGTTGAAACTgtggaatataaaaatatatgtttcaCCGTTTGGGATGTTGGTGGCCAAGACAAAATTCGTCCGTTGTGGAGGCACTATTTCCAAAATACACAGGGTCTAATATTTGTAGTGGATTCCAACGATCGTGATCGTATAACTGAAGCTGAAAGAGAACTACAGAACATG CTCCAGGAGGATGAGCTTAGGGATGCagtacttttaatttttgctaaCAAACAGGACCTACCAAATGCAATGACAGCTGCCGAGCTTACGGACAAGTTGCGGCTTAACCAATTAAGGAATCGCCAC tggTTTATTCAATCTACATGTGCTACCCAAGGTCACGGATTATATGAAGGACTTGATTGGCTATCTGCGGAACTGgctaagaaataa